A window of Melopsittacus undulatus isolate bMelUnd1 chromosome 10, bMelUnd1.mat.Z, whole genome shotgun sequence genomic DNA:
GGCATTAAGGTGGAGAATAgcctcttctgcttttctcctgcagTTGGAAATGGGTAGGTGGGAAAGTAAAAGATGTTATAATGCCATGTTGTGATGATGAATCAATATGCTATGAATGATGCTCAGTGGAAAGGATGCAGTGTCATTGCATATTGCAGCATCAAGACAGGGTGACTTGATTATTTTCAGAGGGTTTTCTGCAACTGTTTCACATGATGTAGCTTGCCAGCTGTCTACGTCCCAATGTCATTATTTAACatgttttaatgaaatgcaaatagGAGGTGGTATAAAAATACGTAGGATCTCTACTTCTCCCAAATCTGCCAGGCTCATTTTATAATATGAATACAAGTGTGCCAAGATATATTTCAATTTCAAAGGTCCAGAATTAACTTTCAATATGACATGTGATTAGATTAGAATCTGTCCATGTGCTATTTAGTAATAAAAATGATATATTCTGTGTCTGAATAAAAACTTCCTGCAGTGGGAATTTAAACTTGGGAATAGGACTCCTATTCTATTGCAGATACAGATAAGAATTCTCTCAATGTGGAGTGAATATTGATGAAATGCTCTGCACTGTGGAAAACTACTTTATCAAACTGAATGCCAAATTACAGTTGGTAAACTGTGTAACTGATGATTGTTTACCCTTGTCTTTCCACTTTCAACACTTCTTGGTAAATTTTGAAGAATCTGTTacataatgcaaatatttaaatatgctaTCTTTTCCTgctaaaaaatgaaacaattaaaaaaaaaacccaaacaccttTGCTGTCTGAGACTagatattaatttaaaattcccAGGGTGACCTGTTGGGAAGGTAGAAGCTGACTAATGTCTTTCTGCAAAATAACAGATGAACATTTTGCTAGCAACAAAAAAGATTAGATAAAGGCACATAAAAATGTGAAGTAATAGGCCATTGTTATTTGGAGTCAGAGCATACTTAAAATTAGAACTCCGGTAACCATGAGTCTTATTCTAAGTTATTTCTGATAATGCCATGCTTCATAAAACttcacacatatatatacatatatatgtgtatgcataGCTACATACATAGCTCCACATTAAATAAGGAACTTAATACCAGCAATCTGCTGTTCTTTCCAAGGACACAATTACAAAGAACACAAGAGTGCCTCTTCAAGTATTTCTGTCTCCCATTTTTCACTTGCAGGTCTGTAAAGAGTAGATCATTAAGTTATCTTTGCAAAAACGTTCAGAGTATTTATTGTAATGTTACTTGGAAAGGATAACTGGCATTCTGCAAAGGATAATTGGCATCCATTTTGAAGGTAAATATTGTTGCTAAATTAACTTGTTCTGAAAAATGGTTTTTGCACATGGTTGTTATTCTTCTGCTATTAATTTCTCTTCTCTCAAACTTACAGTTTGGGAACTTagaagtaaaactgaaaatttaTAATTAAAGTAATTGCAATATAACGCAGAAAGGATACCAACTTCTCCATTTTAAACCtggtgtttattgtttttttttcttctggggaCTAAAATTCTTTTTTGTCATATGGAATTTGTCCTCTTTTCCTTGGATGAAGCTATTTAGAATCCATGGGATTTTGAATTCGTAAGGACTATAAATTCAGACTGTGCTTGTGAGAAATAAGAATGGAGCAAGGATTTAATTACTCTTCTAAAATGCCACCATGACTAATTTTTCACAACACCAAGAAAGGTgtctgttttacttttttcataaaatataatCTGTTTCTGATTTTATGTTTACTCTTCAGTATGGTATCTAAGAGCTGTTATTGCAGTGTTTGGGGTATCTATGTCTTTATTCCTGAATCAGCTAAAGACTTATTTGCACATTACTTAAGCATATAGAACTGACTTCCACTGCCCACTAGGTAACAAATATGTCTTACTCAAAATGTAGAGGATGTAACTGTAAAATCCAGAGATGCAATATAAAGTCAAATCAGGTGGCATCGTGTTTGGTGTACAAACCTGCTATATATTTTATGCTtcaactgcaaaaaaaatcctggaaaaTCTATTGcctgttatttttatatttttaagcatttaaagaaaTCCCAATTGCCAGATAATAATACTTTTATATGCTTAATGATCTCAAACTGTATCCTAGCTCCTAATGAGAATTTCAAGAACAAAAGTGTTGATCTTCCCTCAGAGGCACTTTAGGAAGTTGTGCTCACTTCACATTCCTAAAAGTCTGCAATGTTTTTATACCATTCCATGCAAGCAGGAGAGGCCAAccaattgaaataaaatagcaaaaaatcTGTAGCCTGCTAACTACAGTTATAGACTTGTTTTTAATTATGAGACTTGTATAATTTATGCTTAGGGAACATATAGCTGCCTTTTTGTTACTGAAGACAAGTCTcataaagggatttttttttttaatacaaatactATAAGAGACCATAAGGTTGCAAAATGTTTGTGTATGGATAGTAGATAGTTTTTGACAAGTTTTATTACTTTTGCTTAATATTTTCCTCATAGTTTTTCTAGAAACAACAATTCAGTCAGTGAAAGTTACCTCCTAACGACTGCAGTTGCAGAGCCTATCAATACTGCAATTGGCAGGGTTTGTGCAATTTAACAGCAGAGCACGCAGTAGAAATTAAGGAGACAAAATTCACAGCTTTGGGAGCATTAATTCAAACCACTGGAAAGAATGTGCAATATGGACATGCCTTTCACATTACAATTCCATCCTGTGCTAGGGACAGGATTCATCTCACCTTACTTTATTCATCTAAATTCCTTGCTAGTTGTTTAGGTAAGTTTGGAGATAAGGGAAAGAGAGCACTTCAAAGTGCTAGATGAGGTACCTTATGTCAGATGAGGTTAATTCCACCCCgtgtagtttatttttttccaaaagctttAACTCAGATTGGTTTCAGAAGCTAATAAATCAATAGAAAAATACCACTTTAAAAATTTGAAAGGTTGACATTTACTCTGGAATTGTCCCTTCCTGCATACAGAATATAtattgaggaggaaaaaaaaacaccagaaacAAGTCTGGTTaaccattagggttagggtctgATTGAAGAATTTTGACCCTTGTGGGCAGGTTGAATATTATTTGGTTTAATTTTAGTATTTACTTTTGTTCACTGAAACCTACTAGCTGTCTTTTCCAGTCCCCATTGGATTACAATAGCTGTTTGATGCAATGGATTCCATACAGCGAATGAAGTGAATggtaaaagaacaaaacacaaataccAGCCACGGTTCTCGCTGGAACAGATTCTTTGTTGATCCAAAACACAACTTGAGACAGGACTACAGTCATGATGCATGGAATGTATGTCTGAATGAGATAGTAGCctattttcctttgaagatgGAAATAGAGCAGCTGAAGTGAATATTCGcctaaaataaacaagcaatgaaaataatgaatgaaTGGTATATGTGATGCTGAGCTGTTCAAAGACCTTAACACAGCATACCAAAAACTGTTCTGGCTGGAACAGACTCCTTATTAATCCAGAAAGACACCTGAGAAAGAAGGACTGTCATAATGCATGGAGTATATATCTGTATCATGAAGTAGCCCATCTTCCTTTGTAAGTGGAAATAAACTGTCATGATTACATATTCACCTGTTAAGAGACAAGTATGTCAGCATTATTTTGGCAACATATAAGTAAGAATTATTGGCTTAAATCCAACATGCTATGTTCTGAGGAAAGCACTTACAGGCCTTCTGGtgcataataaaaataagctgATTAAAAAAAGTTAACTGACCTTATGGAAACAGAGGAGAATAATATTCATTTTATGTACTGCTTTTACTGGGGCAGGAAGGCAGgggaaattctgaagaattGCATGAAAAATTGTATGTTTAAAGAAACTGTATTGAAAATCTTTAAAGAGACAATGGTTAGAGTCTTTCCAAgtgttttagtttttaaaaccACAAATGATACTTAAACTAATCCAGTTCTACATGAAAAAGAACTGCAGTTTATTTTCAAGATGTTTATAATGTCAGTAGTTCTCACAGGGCTATGTCTTACCTGTGTTAGATTTAATTGTTTCACTAGATACAGTTTGTCCTATGAGGTCATATTGGAGGAGACTGGAAGACTCCTGTGGTACTTCTACTGAATGCAGGGGTCCTTTTTTCCATGtataaattatttcactttttggATAAGCATCTGAATTATAGAGGAGGagattaaattattaattatgtAATTTATAAACAATTGAAAAAATACCTGATCCTGTTTGTGGCCTGAATACCTACAGCAACATGTATCCTGCTCCAACAATTTCCCAACCTCATTAATGACAAAATGCAAAGTAAAGACATCAACAGTAAAAGAATGGCTGAGGTGGGACCAGATAGAGACcagcttttgtttcttaatttgcTATGACACACATGCATAGATTACCACAGCTCaactaaatattttcaaaatcaatTACCACAGATCAACTAAATATTTGCAAAACTAAATGTAAATGTATCACAGCTTTTATGACTTGCTGAAGGATCCACTTTGACAACTAGATATGTAAGGATaataaacagtaaaatattCTACAACAGACACCCTTCAGTGAATAAATCAATGTCCTTATGAATAGTCTGAGTCTCAGAAGAGAAAGTAAGGTTCtagtataaaaaaatatagtatCTCAGCTGTATCATGTCATCAAGTAGTGTTCTAGGATCTCATTTCTGATCTTCTCACATACGGGTAGACCAAATTATTACtataaaaaaactgaaaaatatagaAAACTTACAGCTTCCAAACTTCAATGGACAAGCATGTCCATCCATAGGGAAGTTCACCAACCGCATAGGACAATCAGCATTAATGGTTAGTCTAGAATACATTATAGTAGATGACATTGAAAAAAAGTGCTATGTGGGAACACTGCTGAAAGACTCAAAAAGGTCAATCAAAAGCGAAAGAACAGGCTCTCACCTCATTGTGTAAAGAATAGTTCCATTCTGCATAATTCTGAAAAGTTTGTTAGGAGTTGTCATATTATGagcaattgatttttttccatttctaaaaaATGTGTCTGGTGTCCAAATTTTACTGACCATTAAATTGTTCAATCTCAAAATTTCAGTTGGCCCACTAAACTTCAACCTCTCATCAGTCCATGTCTGCCGAAAGAAGACGTCCATTGTGTATTcctatggaaaataaataggTGGTTGACTTATGTGTGGGGGTCAGCAGTCCCAAGTTACTGTATATACAGTAACTCCATGAAAGAACCTAACACACGTGTCAATGGCATTTCATTTACTACTTAAACACTTAATCCTATTAGCATTAAGTAGCTATTAAAAATGTAGTCTACAAAAACATATCctaatttctctttatttaaataatagcTACAAGTTAATGAGTAAACAATTTTatgagtaaggaaaaaaaaaacataattgtCCTctcagaaataataatttatttcaaagtgaCTGAGGtccaagaaaatacaaatgtctAATTTGTTATCCTTTTAAAGtgcaaaacaaattaatgttTAATTGCTAGGAACAAAAAGACATGCTCAGTGCTTCTTCTGCTTGTTTCTTCAGATATTGACAAAGAAAGAGCTGATATGAGTCACATCACAGTAAGATTATGGTGTCAGGTTAATGTTAGTCCAAGGAGTTCTCTAAAGTCAATTAGGAAATGGAGTTAAACCTTGGCCGAAAGCAGATTTTGTAAGGTGGCAAAGTTATGCCTTCCCTTAGATAGACTGATGAAGAGAGGTagaaaaagcttttggttttatCTTGATGCCCATAGTTCCTAGCCTGCAAGCTGAACTGCAGGGTCgggggggctgctgctgctgacatcGACAGACTTAACCCATGTCTGCAGCTACCTCACTTTGGGGACACCCAGCATGACAAGGGACAACAATTTCAGACATGGCACTGTGCCCCTGCGGCTACACGTTAGGTTGTTTCCTACCATGCAGACTTAATGGTGTCAGGCAAACCTATGTGTTGGGCCACAGATGCTTACAATCTTCTTAATGAGGTTAAAGAGGCATCTTTGACCTCCCATCAGTGCCCTCACCTGGGTCTAGTACTGCATTCCGTGCTTGGGCCTGGGCCATGGGCTGCCCTGGCTGACTCTGCTGTAGGGAACTATCTGTATGCAGTTCCAGACAAACCGCTCTGTTGGGCCTGAGAGATTGTCAGGAAGATTAAGCCTCGTAATCTGCTTTAATGACGGTCAACTCAGATGGCACCATAATGAATCCCGGGAAAGGGGAGCAGGGGTGGCAAGTGGGGCTCTTACCATCTCCACGTCGGACACCGGCCCAAAGCTGGTCACGTAGATGTCCGTTTTGACTTCAGTCACAGCGCCTACGGGACACGGAGACACGCTGGGCGTGGAGCGGGGCCCCTCGAGGCACCGCGGCTCCGGGACCACCAGCAAGAGACGGCGGACTCGGGGCTGGCCGGGCACGGGACTCTGTCCTCTTCTGCCGCCCGCTGTTGGGTTTCACCGCCTCCCCGCTGACAGGTGCGGGACGGGACCGGACGGGACCCTCCTCCTGTCGCCAGCTCGGGCCACCCGCTCGTTCCCCCCCTCCCTCAGCCGTGTGCTCCCAGGCTCCCCGAGGGGACGGGAGTTTCCCTGTACCTCCGAACCCCGGCCGCAGCCTGTTGTCGTAGCCGTCCAGCAGCTTGTCGAGGATCCGAGTGATGTTTTCCAAGTAGAGGTCCCCCCCGCCGCCCTGGTCCCCCAGCGCCGCCGCCGACCTGCGGGGAGAGGCGAGTCCCGCAGTCAGACCCCTCGCGCTCTCGGCCCGGCGTGCGCCCGTCGAGGGTCCGGCCCTCTGGGACAGCTGAGGTGGGAGAGGACCCCACAGTTTCCCCCCTCCCGCTCCTGCAGGCTGCGGCGGGGTTTGAGGGAGCCTCAAGGGGTTAGGGGGGAGCTCACTCACCTCACAGCGAGGCATACCCAGGCGATGAGCAGAGCCATACCTAGGGTATGTGCCAAGACTCTCAGGTGCCCTCAGACCCGTCAGCTGGAGCAAGTGCCGGGGCTCATCCTTCCTCTCCCGGCCAGTGCCCAGAGTGAGGTGGTTTACGCTTTTCCCCGTGGCCCTCGGCCGCCCTCTGCCCGGATGGGGAGGTGGGGAGACTGCAGCCGCTGGTGTCCTTtggctccagcctcctctgACTGCTCCGGTGGGGAGATCTGGTCTGAAGGGACGGTGCGTGGCCGGAGAGCAGTGACAATAATCGAATAAGGCATTAGGGGagattaaaaggaagaaatccacTGCTAGTTTTGGCATGGAATTAGCAGGGACCCGTTAGGAAATCTGGAAAAGCGCTGGCATCTTGCTGATAGAGATTATGTTAGAAATGGCCTCAGCTTTTATTATGTTTATGGTTCACGGGGAGATTATTATGCAGCTTCTGCATCATTAGAactttggggaaaaacaaaacaaaccaaaaaacaacataCAGTTTCCAGTTTACTGTTTTTATTGACGTTTCTCAACATAGCTTCTCATAATCAATCCTTCAGAAATGTACAGAGCACTTGAATATCTAAACATTACTACATGAACACTGAACAGTAAAAGTTGGTTCTGGTTCAGGTTTTTGGTATcgttttgatttttttttttttaatgctaagcTGTTTTGGAGGGTTACATACACAGATTTCACTCGGACTTTAAACCAGGGCATTACTAGGACTTTTGTTAGAATTGGAGCTCCTTGCTTTTAAACCACTGGGATTGTAGATCATTACTAATTTTGTTCTGGTAAGTACTGGCTGGATCATTACTGTTCCTTCCTTCAGTAACTGTGTTAATGTAGTCAGccttgaaggaaaagaagttcAGGCTGCTCCAATGTTTCCTGTGAACTTATTACTTCTTATAAAGCCAATGTAGCACTTATGTCATTTTGCTGCGCTGTAAACAAAGCAATTGGGTCAGTTGTCTTTGTTTACAGTAATGCAGAGGAACACATAACTAGACCAAAGGAAATTAATTGCTTTCATAAAATTTAGTTGCACAAACCACATTTGTGTTACCAGCTTCTAAGCAAATATGTTTAATTATCCAGCAATGGAAAGCAAGTATTTGCATGAAACTAAGAGAATCATGTATTTATTCAGTAGTAGGACTCGCCAAAGTCCAGTACTGAGGTTCTGTGCTCAGGTTTTGTGTTTAAGAGAGATTGTAATGCTACAAAACCAATGGAatataaaaatgtgattaaaaataCAGGCTGTCCTCTGTCACTGAGTCCCTTTCCCTATTGTTGTGGGCTGTAGCATTATATAATCCACAGAGGTGGGCTGGCTGCACACAGCCAAAGTGCTGGCTCTGCCTTTGAACAGTGGTGATCCCAAATTCTTGAGAGACTTTGGTGCTTCATGAATACACAAATGTGATCTCTGTGACTTCATCATGAGCTGGTAGTGTTCTGTATATCTGTTGATATTTGGAACCATTTGTCTGCATTAATGTATTCACAGACAATAGTGTGGCATTCATGAAAAAATCAAAGACTTGTATGAAAGGTAGGAAAGGGAAcagtagaaaaaagaaatcagcaaaTAAGAACCTTCTGGGGGTTATGATCTTCTATCTGCTCTTGATTTAAAACCTGCCAGTTTGAAACTTTACccaatttttcaaatatgtttgaTCCTACTGAGATTTTTGAGGCTGTTGTGTGCACCACTCTTCTCAGAATGTTAAAACCACAGCATATAAACACTACTAATACCCATTTTTATAAATATGCTTCTATTAGTATTGAacagataaaaacattttaaagttgtggggtttttttttcttgttctgcctCCACTGGATCACTTTGTTCACCTCTAAGACATCAATGTTCTGTAGCTTACCTCACGTCTCCTCCTGGAATAATGTCCCTTTCCCTtataaatgaaaggaaaaataattcttgGCATTATGTTAGCAagagtattttaatttcattcagAAAATGTGCAAGAAGggcaaacttttaaaaattaagccCATGCTTTGTCCATTCAGCATCTCTCATCTTAATTGCACCCATcctatttgtctttttttaaaaggtttattttaGCAGCTTCTTTTAATAAGCATCTCCTGAGCATTAAAAGCCCAGTGTTACATTGGGCTACCAACCACTCCTTAATTCCTTTACTTCACTTTTCTTTGTTGTGAATTAGACAAGAAGACATTTTCTGTTAATCACATAATTTACAACTGCCATTTGTTCAATAGCCCCCTATTCCAAATTAGACTTTTCTTGTGTAAAAAGACAAACAATCTGTTTCATTCACTAAGAGTAGACTAGGATGTGAGTCAGAGAAATGGAATAGTTGGGGGTTTCCCCCTGGAAATCTGGGGAGATTAATACCTTTACTTTTTTGGACCAAGTTGGACGTGCAGCATGGAAGCTGTTCTGGGACATCTGTGACTGTCTTATAGATAAAGCATCTGTGTAAGTACAGGGTTTAAGAAATTTGCATTTAGATATATGCCCATCTGTGGAAGCCTCCTTCATCACTTATTTAGACTGAAAGATAGGTGctctgtgaagaaaacaaagaaagaaaactgagaacAGAACCACTATATGAATTCAAATGTTCTAGGAGTTCACTGTACTCAGTTTATCCTTCCACTCAAGGAAAGGCAAGCTAAAGGGATGATTTCAACAGATAAACAATTCACCATTtgccttcaaaatgaaaatatataccATGACACTTGTCCTCAAACTGGACAGTTGTGTTGAATCACAGCCATCAGAAATGCGAGGGCTAGTTATGCGAGGGCTAGAAATGCGAGGGTTTAGTTATCCAAACTTAGTATCACTATTATAAGGAGCACAGTGCACATCTCTTGATGCCAGCTTGCACCCTGAAAAGGATAATTTACAGCAGTAGCAAAGTAAATTAACAAGGGATTCTGTGCTACACATCTATTCCTTTTCAGTCCCTGAGCTAGCTTTTGGACTGTTCCACAGCACTGGGCTTTGCTCTGTTGTTATACTGCTATTGAAGTTAATTAATTAATGCCATAAATAAAGGAATGCAAGTTGCAGTTTGGGAGCTAGGTGCGAGTCCAAATGCAGGGAATCAATATGAATTTAAAGCAAGTCCAATCTAATGTGTGTATTGAAGAAGCCAGAGGAAAGCATACATGTGCATCAGCTTGAATGCTTCCCAGACTCCCTTAGTTGTCTACTGTTAGCTCATGAGCTACTGAGCTAACACCTCTCAGCAGTTCTTATATGGCAGAACGAATCTCAGATGGCAGGGCAGAGAACTCAAACAGACAAGTGGACTGACTGTAGTGTTTGAATGAGCTGTATAATTGCAGTCTGG
This region includes:
- the GABRA6 gene encoding gamma-aminobutyric acid receptor subunit alpha-6, which produces MALLIAWVCLAVRSAAALGDQGGGGDLYLENITRILDKLLDGYDNRLRPGFGGAVTEVKTDIYVTSFGPVSDVEMEYTMDVFFRQTWTDERLKFSGPTEILRLNNLMVSKIWTPDTFFRNGKKSIAHNMTTPNKLFRIMQNGTILYTMRLTINADCPMRLVNFPMDGHACPLKFGSYAYPKSEIIYTWKKGPLHSVEVPQESSSLLQYDLIGQTVSSETIKSNTGEYVIMTVYFHLQRKMGYFMIQIYTPCIMTVLLSQVSFWINKESVPARTVFGITTVLTMTTLSISARHSLPKVSYATAMDWFIAVCFAFVFSALIEFAAVNYFTNLQTQRAMRKAARAAALAAALSAATVPAEDEIVSHSDSNCNLKKRVNSITSQADQSPDASIISNSAYQYQPASVPPPVPPPPPVGGTSKIDQYSRILFPVAFAGFNLVYWVVYLSKDTMEFFEPTAMNFRSDLESD